From the genome of Nocardia mangyaensis:
CGAGGGTGTGCGCAAGGGGCACTCGCGCGTGCTGATCGGCTGGGAGGCCAAGGTTCTCGACGTGAGCGTGCGCTTCCTCGCCTCGGGCTACAACCGGATCTCGGCCGTGGTCAACGGCCGCTTCATGCCGAACTGACCCGAGGCGAGGACCAGGACGACGACGCCATGCGCGACTTCACGATTCCGCTGCCGATCGCCCGCGCGGTACTCGACCCGGTGTTCCGGGTGGTACTCAACTCGCGGCTGCCGGTCGCGGTGCAGCGCACCCTGCTCGACGCGGTCTCCCTGCTGCAGTTGATGCCCGACGGTTCGGTCGTGCAGCACCTGCAGCTGGGCGGCCGCCCGGCCGAGCGGATCATCGCGGAGGCGGCCATCCCGGGTTCGCGTACCCGGGCGGTTCCGCCCGAGCGTGCCGCGGGCGCGATCCTGTATCTGCACGGCGGCGGTTACGTGGTCGGTTCGCTGACCACGCACCGTTCGCTGGTGGCCCGGCTCGCGCGGGAGAGCTCCTGCGCGGTGTACTCGCTGGACTACCGGCTCGCCCCCGAACACCCGTTCCCGGCCGGTCTCGACGATGCCGAGGCCGCGTTCCTGGATCTGGTGGACAACGTGGGCTACCGGCCCGATCAGATCTGCCTCGCCGGGGACTCGGCGGGCGGCGGCCTGTCGCTGGCACTGGCGCAGCGACTGATCGAGCGACACCAGATCACCCCGGCCGCCCTGGGCCTGATCGCACCCTGGGTCGATCCGCGGCTCGTCCCGGACCGGGACCGCGATCTGGTGATCAACCGGCCGTGGTCGCTCGCCTGCGCCGCCATGTACCTGGGCGACGGCGACGCGAACGAGCCAGGATACGCGCCTCTCACCGGAAAACTGATCGGCCTGCCGCCCACCTACGTGCAGGTCGATGTGAGCGAGCTCCTGCACGACCAGTGCACGACGCTCGTCACAGCACTGCGTGGAGCGGGCGTCCATGTCCGATTCACCGAGACCCGCGGACTGTGGCATGTGGCGCAACTACAGGCCGCGCTGGTCACCGAGGCCGCACTGGCACTCAGCGAACTCGCAGAATTCCTGCGAGAAGCAATCCAGCCCGTATCTATCGACGACTTACGATAAGTCCTGGTGACAGATTTTTTGGACGGCGATATCGCACCGCGTCCAAACGTGTCGTAGATTACTGGCGAGTAGAACCCACTGGAAGGGCACAGATGCGAGAGTTCGAAGTTCCGGCTTCCTACACCATCCCGGACGACGCGAACAATTCCGACAACGTCTTCCGCTTCGCCGAGGAGACGCCGAACACGGTCTTGTTCAACGTCCCGAACGGCAGCGGCGGCTGGAATGACGTCACGGCGGCAGAGTTCGAGAAAGCCGTCACCGGCGTTGCCAAGGGCCTCATCGCCTCCGGCATCGAACTGGGTGACCGCGTCGCCATCATGGCCGCCACCCGATACGAGTGGACGCTGCTCGACTTCGCGATCTGGGCCGTCGGTGGCGTGACCGTCGCGATCTACGACAGCTCGGCCGCCGAGCAGGCCAAGTGGATCCTGCAGGACTCCGAGACCAAGGTGCTCGTCGTCGAGAACGCCAAGCACCGCGCCACGATCGAGGAGATCGAGGCGGGCGCGCTGACCGCGCTCACCGAGACCCTGGAGATCGACAACGGCGCCGTCGACAAGCTGCTCGAGCGGGGCGCCGAGCTCGACGACGCCGTCGTGCACGAGCGTCGCAAGCAGGTCGGCGCGGCCTCGCCCGCGACCCTGATCTACACCTCGGGCACCACCGGCAAGCCCAAGGGCGTGCAGCTGACCCACGCGAACCTCTACGCGGAGTCGCGTTCGGGCGGCATCGAGCTGTCCGCCTTCGTCTCCGAGGGCCAGAAGACGCTGCTGTTCCTGCCGCTGGCGCATGTGTTCGCCCGCGCGGTCGCGCTGATCGCCTTCGATTCCAAGGTGACCATCCGCCACAGCTCGGACTGGACGACCCTGG
Proteins encoded in this window:
- a CDS encoding alpha/beta hydrolase, translated to MRDFTIPLPIARAVLDPVFRVVLNSRLPVAVQRTLLDAVSLLQLMPDGSVVQHLQLGGRPAERIIAEAAIPGSRTRAVPPERAAGAILYLHGGGYVVGSLTTHRSLVARLARESSCAVYSLDYRLAPEHPFPAGLDDAEAAFLDLVDNVGYRPDQICLAGDSAGGGLSLALAQRLIERHQITPAALGLIAPWVDPRLVPDRDRDLVINRPWSLACAAMYLGDGDANEPGYAPLTGKLIGLPPTYVQVDVSELLHDQCTTLVTALRGAGVHVRFTETRGLWHVAQLQAALVTEAALALSELAEFLREAIQPVSIDDLR